One Papaver somniferum cultivar HN1 chromosome 10, ASM357369v1, whole genome shotgun sequence genomic window carries:
- the LOC113315469 gene encoding uncharacterized protein LOC113315469, whose protein sequence is MAIHNTTSSHKGNIWLFWSSSISTPSVVSITSQMITVAVGDFNTILSIEEKVGARAPSRISMLDFNECLDQCQLLQAPKNGLDFSWSNCQYGDRRILCHLDKSLYNMEWLEKFPNWGYKVGLRVVSDHSPLLGGCVNIPKPRNVPFRFQKMWLEHSDFMNLVAENWALQMPGDPAFVYMQKLKRLKQVLKDWNWNVFGDVQTKIKEAEEDVRIKMIISDSDP, encoded by the exons ATGGCAATTCACAATACTACTTCTTCTCATAAGGGCAATATCTGGTTATTTTGGAGTAGCTCAATTTCAACTCCTTCAGTGGTTTCTATTACAAGTCAAATGATTACAGTGGCAGTTG GTGATTTCAATACAATTTTATCAATTGAAGAAAAAGTGGGTGCTAGAGCTCCTTCCAGAATATCAATGTTGGACTTTAATGAATGTTTGGATCAGTGTCAGTTACTACAAGCTCCAAAAAATGGTTtggatttttcttggtctaattgCCAATATGGAGATAGGAGAATTTTATGTCATCTTGATAAATCCCTTTATAACATGGAATGGTTAGAGAAATTTCCAAATTGGGGGTATAAAGTTGGATTGAGGGTTGTATCAGATCATTCACCATTACTTGGAGGGTGTGTCAATATTCCTAAGCCAAGAAATGTTCCCTTtagatttcaaaaaatgtggCTTGAACATTCAGATTTTATGAATTTAGTTGCAGAAAATTGGGCATTGCAGATGCCTGGTGATCCAGCTTTTGTTTATATGCAGAAGCTAAAAAGATTGAAACAAGTATTGAAAGATTGGAACTGGAATGTTTTTGGAGATGTACAAACAAAAATTAAGGAAGCAGAAGAAGATGTAAGAATCAAAATGATTATTTCAGATAGTGATCCATAG
- the LOC113315470 gene encoding uncharacterized protein LOC113315470: protein MEEVLSRGITQFVHSEKLQPMVNRKGIHPIHLMFADDVFIFTNGSKRCLNNLLHFLKQYQDSSGQIINRSKSKCFVDGFTPERKQQVSTLLYMDLTSFPNKYLGVILMPGRVKSSIIWPVVEMMQTTLARWKGKLLSFHDILILIKSVLSSYPVYSMAIYKWPKTIIKI, encoded by the coding sequence atggaagaagtgttaaGCAGAGGAATAACTCAATTCGTTCACTCTGAAAAATTGCAGCCAATGGTAAACAGAAAAGGTATTCACCCTATTCACTTGATGTTTGCTGATGATGTTTTCATATTCACAAATGGTTCTAAAAGGTGTTTaaataatcttcttcattttcttaaaCAATATCAAGATAGTTCTGGTCAGATCATAAATAGAAGTAAAAGCAAATGCTTTGTAGATGGTTTCACTCCAGAGAGAAAACAACAAGTATCTACTCTATTGTATATGGATCTTACATCTTTTCCAAACAAGTACTTGGGTGTTATTCTAATGCCAGGAAGAGTGAAATCATCAATTATATGGCCAGTAGTTGAAATGATGCAGACAACATTAGCTAGATGGAAAGGAAAGTTATTGTCTTTTCATGACATACTGATATTAATCAAGTCAGTGTTGTCCAGTTATCCAGTATATTCTATGGCAATATATAAATGGCCAAAAacaatcatcaaaatctga